From the genome of Triticum aestivum cultivar Chinese Spring chromosome 3B, IWGSC CS RefSeq v2.1, whole genome shotgun sequence, one region includes:
- the LOC123069978 gene encoding protein NSP-INTERACTING KINASE 3, with amino-acid sequence MASARLVALAALAVVCRSVLGLASAADDGEVRALLELKAALDPTGRLLPSWAPGRDPCARGGFEGVVCDGSGAVANVSLQGKGLPGTLSPAVAGLRALTGLYLHYNALRGGVPRELARLTWLTDVYLNVNNFSGPIPAEIGAMASLQVLQLCYNQLTGSIPTQLGLLNRLTVLALQSNHLNGAIPASLGNLPELRRLDLSFNHLFGSIPVRLARLPQITALDVRNNSLTGSVPSELAKLEGGFQYGNNTDLCGTGLPDLRPCTPADLIDPDRPQPFSAGIAPQITPDGARGHCSGTHCPPSTKALAAVVVVAVILLAAGLLVFSWHRWRKQRTAAGAPPMTTVGGRCSTEGEANKESFRKSASSTLVSLEYSNGWDPLADGRSGVGFSQEVSPSLRFNMEELESATQYFSELNLLGKKNSKSKGGAGSSFAATYRGTLRDGAPVVVTRLGKTCCKQEEAEFLKGLKLLAELRHDNIVGLRGFCCSRARGECFLVHDFVPNGSLSHFLDVAGEDGGGGALGHGGRVLEWSTRVSIIKGIAKGIGYLHSTRANKPPLVHQNISADKVLVDYTYKPLISGSGLHKLLVDDLVFSTLKASAAMGYLAPEYTTVGRFSEKSDVYAFGVIVFQILTGKSKTMQLPFESGNVHDLIDGNMKGCYSATEAAKLAKIALVCTSENPEQRPNMEELLQELDTL; translated from the exons ATGGCCTCCGCCCGCCTCGTAGCCCTCGCGGCATTGGCAGTCGTGTGTCGCTCTGTGTTGGGCCTGGCCTCCGCGGCGGACGACGGAGAGGTGCGGGCGCTGCTGGAGCTCAAGGCGGCGCTGGACCCGACGGGGCGCCTGCTACCTTCGTGGGCGCCCGGGCGGGACCCTTGCGCCCGGGGCGGGTTCGAGGGCGTCGTGTGCGACGGCAGCGGCGCCGTCGCCAACGTCTCGCTGCAAGGGAAGGGCCTGCCCGGGACGCTCTCCCCGGCCGTCGCCGGCCTCCGCGCGCTCACCGGCCTGTACCTCCACTACAACGCGCTCCGCGGCGGCGTGCCCCGGGAGCTCGCCAGGCTCACATGGCTCACCGATGTCTATCTCAACGTCAACAACTTCTCCGGCCCCATCCCGGCCGAGATCGGCGCCATGGCCTCACTGCAAG TGTTGCAGCTGTGCTACAATCAGCTGACCGGGAGCATCCCCACGCAGCTGGGGCTACTGAACAGGCTCACCGTGTTGGCTCTGCAGTCCAACCACCTGAACGGCGCCATCCCTGCCAGCCTCGGCAACCTGCCGGAGCTGAGGCGGCTGGACTTGAGCTTCAACCACCTATTCGGCTCCATCCCGGTGAGGCTGGCCAGGCTCCCTCAGATCACCGCTCTCGATGTTAGGAACAACTCGCTCACCGGCAGCGTGCCCTCAG AACTGGCCAAGCTGGAGGGTGGATTCCAGTATGGGAACAACACTGATCTGTGCGGCACCGGGCTCCCCGATCTCCGGCCGTGCACTCCGGCGGACCTCATCGACCCCGACAGGCCCCAGCCGTTCAGCGCTGGCATCGCGCCGCAGATCACGCCGGACGGGGCCCGCGGGCATTGCAGCGGCACCCACTGCCCCCCTTCCACCAAGGCGCTCGCGGCCGTCGTCGTTGTCGCGGTGATCCTTCTGGCGGCCGGTCTCTTGGTCTTCTCGTGGCACAGGTGGCGCAAGCAGAGGACGGCCGCAGGCGCACCTCCGATGACCACCGTGGGCGGCCGGTGCAGCACCGAGGGCGAGGCGAACAAGGAATCGTTCCGCAAGAGCGCGTCGTCAACGCTGGTGAGTCTCGAGTACTCCAACGGCTGGGACCCGCTGGCCGACGGGCGGAGCGGCGTCGGGTTCTCGCAGGAGGTGTCCCCGAGCCTCCGGTTCAACATGGAGGAGCTGGAGTCGGCGACGCAGTACTTCTCGGAGCTGAATCTGCTGGGAAAGAAAAACTCCAAGTCCAAGGGTGGCGCCGGAAGCAGCTTCGCGGCCACGTACAGGGGCACGCTGCGCGACGGCGCGCCCGTCGTGGTCACCCGGCTGGGCAAGACCTGCTGCAAGCAGGAGGAGGCGGAGTTCCTCAAGGGCCTCAAACTGCTCGCCGAGCTCCGGCACGACAACATCGTGGGGCTGAGGGGGTTCTGCTGCTCCAGGGCCAGGGGAGAGTGCTTCCTGGTGCACGACTTCGTGCCCAACGGGAGCCTGTCGCACTTCTTGGACGTTgcaggagaagacggcggcggcggtgccctCGGCCATGGCGGGCGCGTCCTTGAGTGGTCCACGAGGGTGTCCATCATCAAGGGCATTGCTAAAG GAATTGGATATCTGCACAGTACTAGAGCAAACAAGCCCCCTCTGGTTCACCAAAACATATCGGCGGACAAAGTTCTGGTGGATTACACCTACAAGCCCCTGATTTCTGGTTCCGGCCTGCACAAGCTCCTCGTGGATGACCTGGTCTTCTCGACCCTCAAGGCGAGCGCCGCCATGGGGTACCTTGCCCCTGAGTACACCACTGTCGGCCGGTTCTCAGAGAAGAGCGATGTTTACGCTTTCGGGGTAATTGTGTTTCAGATACTCACGGGTAAAAGTAAAACGATGCAGCTGCCCTTCGAGTCAGGAAACGTCCATGACCTCATCGATGGTAACATGAAAGGATGTTACTCGGCAACCGAAGCGGCTAAACTGGCAAAGATTGCATTGGTCTGCACCAGTGAAAACCCTGAGCAAAGACCCAACATGGAAGAGCTGCTTCAAGAATTGGACACCTTGTGA
- the LOC123069979 gene encoding beta-galactosidase 4 translates to MSTSAASQAKDAAAKMAEAAKGDGEKKEVAITSRTLFACSALLWFPHFDYVTGEGSSDRSQPWKMFEWQGGPIILAQVETGTWSRRWAAAPSRTPTRPPRWSSPLTPACRGWCASMTMLPTPRFVMAAKKYLQWLLLQLLRPQLQQQAYHVDRGLAWMFTTFGGAVPHRLVEDMAFVVVRFIQKCGSFVNYYMYHGLDRRWPVHRDKLRP, encoded by the exons ATGTCCACGTCCGCGGCCTCGCAGGCCAAGGATGCGGCGGCCAAGATGGCGGAGGCGGCCAAGGGCGACGGGGAGAAGAAGGAGGTGGCGATTACGTCAAGGACGCTCTTTgcttgctctgctctgctctggtTTCCCCATTTCGATTACGTCACCGGCGAGGGGTCGTCAGATCGTAGC CAACCATGGAAGATGTTCGAGTGGCAGGGTGGCCCCATCATCCTCGCCCAGGTGGAGACGGGTACATGGAGTAGGCGATGGGCGGCGGCGCCAAGCCGTACGCCAACTAGGCCACCAAGATGGTCGTCGCCACTGACGCCAGCTTGCCGTGGGTGGTGTGCAAGCATGACGATGCTCCCGACGCCGCG ATTCGTGATGGCTGCAAAAAAATACCTGCAATGGCTTCTACTGCAACTACTTCGGCCCCAACTCCAACAGCAAGCCTACCATGTGGACCGAGGCCTTGCCTGGATG TTCACGACATTTGGTGGCGCGGTGCCGCACCGGCTGGTGGAGGACATGGCGTTCGTGGTGGTAAGGTTCATTCAGAAGTGCGGGTCCTTCGTCAACTACTACATG TACCATGGACTGGACCGCCGATGGCCTGTTCATCGGGACAAGCTACGACCATGA